The Fusarium poae strain DAOMC 252244 chromosome 2, whole genome shotgun sequence nucleotide sequence CTGCTTCTTCATGGCAAAAATGCTCAGAAAAATACTCCAACCAAATCCTACACAGACCGCCACGAGAACTCTTGATCGTACGGGTACCCAGAGAAAGTTGCATATAGCTACCAGCGGCCAGATGTGCCAACCAGCTTTGATAAGAGGCCAGAGCCTGTCGCCAATAACGTCGAGAACCCCAGAAAAGTGCGATACGCGGGCGATGTTTGTGCATATGAGAAAGACGCTACCACTGATGGCCAGACCGATAGTTTGGTCGAGAATCAACTTGGCCAAAACATTGCGCCAGATGAGGTCAGGGCTGATGCTGAACCAGGTTTTGGTCTTGAGTTTCTTGTcgtcatccttcttctccaataCTTGGTTGGCGTCGCCCTGGACCTGAGGCAAGACTTCATTAACTCTCATCGCGTGACCAGTCGGGAAGCAA carries:
- a CDS encoding hypothetical protein (TransMembrane:2 (i166-182o188-207i)), which gives rise to MVRAINLRLALQATAIKVSANLVTQLIIHLRAPGGHSPFDEQQVIEFAVYGFVGSQVGNVIQFILEDCFPTGHAMRVNEVLPQVQGDANQVLEKKDDDKKLKTKTWFSISPDLIWRNVLAKLILDQTIGLAISGSVFLICTNIARVSHFSGVLDVIGDRLWPLIKAGWHIWPLVAICNFLWVPVRSRVLVAVCVGFGWSIFLSIFAMKKQH